From Candidatus Glassbacteria bacterium:
ACGCCCTGCAGACCAACGGCGTGCTGATCGGCCGCGAATGGGCGGAGTTCCTTCGCGACTACCGTTTCCTGGTGGGAGTCAGCCTGGACGGCCCGGCGGAAATCCACGACCACCACCGGATCGACCGGGGAGGCGGGCCCACCTGGAGACGGGTAATGGACGGGATCGAACACCTGCACGACGCCGGAGCCGAGTTCAATATCCTGACCATGGTTACCGCGCTCAGCCAGGCCAAGGGACGGGAAATCTACCGCTGGCTGGTAAGCCGGGGATTCACCCACCTCCAGTTCATCCCCTGCGTGGAGTACCTCCCCGGCACCGGCGAACCCGCGCCGCAGAACGTCACGCCCGAGGGCTACGGGCAGTTTTTGTGCGACATATTCGACGAGTGGTACCACGCCGGGGATATCCACCGCATCAGCGTGCGCACGTTCGATGCGGTGGTGGGCAAGCTGGCCGGGCACTACCAGCTCAGCCTCTGCAATTTCGGCGAGAAGTGCGACCATTACCTGGTGGTGGAGAAAGACGGCGGGGTCTACCCCTGCGACTTTTTTGTCGAGCGGCGCTGGAGCCTGGGCAACATCATGGACAAGCCCCTGGCCGCGATGTTCAACTCCGACCGGGAGCGCTCGTTCGCCGAGCTGAAATGCAGCTACCCCGAGGCCTGTAAGAGCT
This genomic window contains:
- a CDS encoding anaerobic sulfatase maturase produces the protein MRICRDQDGTLADKPSKPFSLLIKPVGSLCNLDCDYCFYLGTDSELGYDKHLSVMPDEVLEQLCTDYLGYRFPTSVFTWQGGEPTVAGLEFFRKVVDLQMTLGTGGQSVANALQTNGVLIGREWAEFLRDYRFLVGVSLDGPAEIHDHHRIDRGGGPTWRRVMDGIEHLHDAGAEFNILTMVTALSQAKGREIYRWLVSRGFTHLQFIPCVEYLPGTGEPAPQNVTPEGYGQFLCDIFDEWYHAGDIHRISVRTFDAVVGKLAGHYQLSLCNFGEKCDHYLVVEKDGGVYPCDFFVERRWSLGNIMDKPLAAMFNSDRERSFAELKCSYPEACKSCPHLELCRGGCPKDRLAAGGGKFGKPTYLCAGLKKFFDHTGDRVRELAATVASQRQQPPPPTRPRIAVAVGGDSLSRNAPCPCGSGKKYKHCCMQG